From Eremothecium sinecaudum strain ATCC 58844 chromosome V, complete sequence, a single genomic window includes:
- the HEM1 gene encoding 5-aminolevulinate synthase (Syntenic homolog of Ashbya gossypii ABL104C; Syntenic homolog of Saccharomyces cerevisiae YDR232W (HEM1)): MDSFIRQTAKLCPFIRNASSSMQNVRALHSTNIASMAEKCPVMRRAMATREFNSPSVAIVDSTSIRKVPNIIIDKSSHEEAYDYEGLFDSELRKKRIDSSYRYFNNINRLAREFPMAHRDQEDDKVTVWCSNDYLTFSKNEQVIDVMKKTLDKYGAGAGGTRNIAGHNKHAMRLEAEVAALHKKEGALVFSSCFVANDAVLSLLGQKIKNLVFFSDEMNHASMITGIKHSQAKKHVFRHNDLEHLEELLAMYPKSQPKVIAFESVYSMSGSVAEIRKICDLAEKYGAMTFLDEVHSVGLYGPHGAGVAEHLDFEAHRRAGIASPSHTTVLDRVDMITGTLGKSFGTVGGYIAASEKLIDWVRSYAPGFIFTTSLPPAVLAGAAEAIRYQRSRLNLRQEQQRNTAYVKEGLHELDIPVEPNPSHIVPVLVGNPDLAKEASDILMDKHRIYVQAINFPTVPRGTERLRITPTPGHSNELSDVLLDALDDVWNTLQLPRIRDWEAYGGLLGVGEPGYVPEPNLWTEQQLSFTNADLNPNVIDPVFEQLAVSSGIKV; this comes from the coding sequence ATGGATTCCTTCATTCGTCAAACGGCTAAATTATGTCCTTTCATAAGAAATGCTTCTTCTTCGATGCAGAATGTCAGAGCACTCCATTCCACGAATATTGCTAGTATGGCTGAGAAGTGTCCAGTGATGAGGAGAGCTATGGCTACAAGGGAATTTAACTCTCCATCAGTTGCTATAGTCGATAGCACTAGTATTAGGAAAGTACCCAACATTATTATTGATAAGAGTAGTCACGAGGAGGCTTATGACTACGAAGGGCTCTTTGATTCCGAACTACGTAAAAAGCGCATTGACAGTTCTTACAGGTATttcaataatattaatCGTTTAGCCAGGGAATTTCCTATGGCTCATCGGGATcaagaagatgataaaGTTACGGTATGGTGTTCTAATGATTACCTGACTTTTTCAAAGAATGAGCAGGTTATTGATGTTATGAAGAAAACTTTAGATAAGTATGGTGCTGGAGCCGGTGGTACTAGGAATATAGCGGGTCATAACAAGCATGCAATGAGGTTGGAGGCAGAAGTGGCAGCGTTGCATAAAAAAGAGGGAGCTTTAGTATTTTCATCCTGCTTTGTAGCTAACGATGCGGTACTGTCGTTACTAGGCCAAAAAATAAAGAATTTGGTTTTCTTTTCTGACGAAATGAACCACGCTTCCATGATCACCGGTATTAAGCACTCACAAGCGAAAAAGCACGTGTTCAGACATAATGATTTGGAGCATTTGGAAGAACTCTTGGCAATGTATCCCAAATCTCAACCTAAGGTGATAGCATTTGAATCTGTTTATTCTATGTCTGGGTCAGTGGCTGAGATAAGAAAGATTTGTGATTTGGCAGAAAAATATGGTGCTATGACCTTCTTGGATGAAGTCCACTCTGTTGGATTGTATGGTCCACATGGAGCTGGTGTTGCAGAGCATTTAGATTTTGAAGCTCATCGTAGGGCGGGCATTGCGTCGCCTTCACACACTACTGTATTGGACCGTGTTGATATGATTACTGGTACATTAGGTAAATCCTTCGGCACTGTGGGCGGTTATATTGCTGCATCGGAAAAGTTGATCGATTGGGTTAGGTCGTATGCTCCTGGGTTTATATTTACTACTTCTCTACCTCCTGCAGTATTAGCTGGTGCGGCAGAAGCAATTCGTTACCAGCGTTCTCGTTTAAACTTAAGACAGGAGCAGCAAAGAAATACCGCTTATGTTAAAGAGGGTTTGCATGAACTTGACATTCCAGTGGAACCAAATCCATCTCACATTGTTCCTGTACTAGTTGGAAACCCTGATTTAGCCAAAGAGGCTTCTGACATTTTGATGGACAAGCATCGTATTTATGTTCAGGCCATTAACTTTCCTACTGTTCCACGCGGTACTGAAAGATTGAGAATTACTCCTACTCCTGGTCATAGCAACGAGCTATCTGACGTTCTATTGGATGCGTTAGATGATGTATGGAATACGCTACAACTTCCAAGGATTAGAGACTGGGAAGCTTATGGGGGTTTACTTGGTGTCGGAGAACCTGGCTATGTTCCAGAACCAAATTTGTGGACAGAGCAACAGTTATCTTTCACTAATGCAGATTTAAATCCAAACGTGATCGACCCTGTTTTTGAACAGTTAGCGGTTTCTTCCGGGATTAAAGTCTGA
- the RTN1 gene encoding Rtn1p (Syntenic homolog of Ashbya gossypii ABL105W; Syntenic homolog of Saccharomyces cerevisiae YDR233C (RTN1) and YDL204W (RTN2)) codes for MSSCDLLLWKNPLETGKVFGGLVVALLILKKVNLVTFFLRVLYTTLFASSTIEFVSKVVLGQGLVTKYGVKECPNLPGMLRPKMEEFLKQLPYYQSQMRQLLFAASPQHSFKAAGVLYILHKLISTVRLWPLLMIGVVSTFSLPLVYKTYQREIDSAVEHGVKTAKTKSAEFQQIASEKASPYVKQVEEKLGPISQYLSPKSPSSSNAASAVPLSTASSRVSEPSYGSASGSSFPKVPSAELSPGATKEEDVVAGLKANEAIAL; via the coding sequence ATGTCTTCCTGTGATTTGTTATTATGGAAAAATCCATTGGAAACTGGTAAGGTTTTCGGCGGCCTTGTTGTCGCTTTACTAATTTTAAAGAAGGTTAATTTGGTAACTTTTTTCTTAAGAGTGCTTTATACTACTCTTTTTGCATCTTCAACTATTGAATTCGTCTCAAAAGTAGTTTTGGGTCAAGGTTTGGTAACTAAGTATGGTGTGAAGGAATGTCCAAACCTTCCTGGGATGTTGAGACCCAAAATGGAAGAATTCTTAAAACAATTACCATACTATCAATCGCAAATGCGCCAGTTATTGTTTGCTGCATCCCCTCAACATTCCTTTAAGGCGGCTGGTGTTTTGTACATTTTACACAAGTTAATTTCTACTGTTCGTTTGTGGCCATTGTTGATGATTGGTGTTGTTTCTACATTTTCATTGCCTCTCGTTTACAAGACATATCAAAGGGAGATCGACAGTGCGGTTGAACATGGAGTTAAAACAGCAAAGACTAAATCAGCAGAATTTCAGCAAATTGCCTCTGAAAAAGCATCACCATATGTGAAACAAGTAGAGGAGAAGTTGGGACCAATTTCACAATACCTCTCTCCTAAGTCCCCTTCAAGCTCTAATGCTGCTTCAGCAGTGCCATTATCAACTGCTTCATCTAGAGTGTCTGAGCCATCTTATGGATCAGCTTCTGGATCCTCATTCCCAAAGGTTCCTAGTGCTGAACTTTCTCCTGGTGCCACCAAAGAAGAGGATGTTGTGGCTGGATTAAAGGCTAATGAAGCTATTGCTTTGTGA
- the LYS4 gene encoding homoaconitate hydratase LYS4 (Syntenic homolog of Ashbya gossypii ABL106C; Syntenic homolog of Saccharomyces cerevisiae YDR234W (LYS4)) — protein MIIPYRKKMPQLLRCRRYFASSCQRYAQTLTEKIIQRHADSKKLVSCGDYISVKPAFCMSHDNSWPIALKFMELGAAEVHDARQIVCTLDHDVQNRSDKNLTKYRNIENFANKHGIDFYPAGRGIGHQIMVEEGYAYPFNLTVASDSHSNTYGGIGCLGTPIVRTDAAAIWATGKTWWQIPPVAEVQLTGSLPAGVTGKDVIIALCSAFGKDEVLNHACEFTGEGVAELSIDARLTIANMTTEWGALSGLFPVDERLIEWYKRLLEKVGPKHPRITQKAIDGLVEQAATMKADPGARYAKRLTLDLSTLSARVSGPNSVKISNTVEDLSRQNIRINKAYLLSCTNSRLSDLQAASRVLCPTGDLNKVLKVAPGVEFYVAAASSKVEQDAKNAKYWDILVKAGCKPLPAGCGPCIGLGTGLLEPGEVGISATNRNFKGRMGSKDALTYLASPVVVAASAVLGKIASPSEVLEVAKTESSEVKTTVTELQAPEVEVPESVEMLEGFPTKVMGELVFCDADNINTDGIYPGKYTYQDDVTKEQMAKVCMENYDPKFGKKVNAGDILISGYNFGTGSSREQAATAILAKGIKVVVSASFSNIFFRNSINNALLTLELPDLLQLLRTRYKDQECESTRRTGWFFNWDIVQSRISVNEGSFEGKEIFNRTVTPLSRNLQEIIVEGGLENWVKSQLK, from the coding sequence ATGATAATTCCTTATAGGAAGAAGATGCCACAGCTTCTGCGTTGTAGACGGTACTTTGCATCGAGTTGCCAGCGGTACGCTCAGACTCTTACTGAGAAAATTATTCAGAGACATGCAGATAGTAAGAAGTTGGTTAGTTGTGGTGATTACATTTCCGTTAAGCCAGCGTTTTGTATGTCGCACGATAATTCCTGGCCGATAGCGTTGAAGTTCATGGAATTGGGAGCCGCCGAGGTGCATGACGCCCGTCAGATCGTGTGTACTTTGGACCATGATGTACAGAATCGGTCTGATAAGAACCTCACAAAGTACAGAAATATTGAGAATTTTGCGAACAAGCACGGAATTGACTTCTATCCCGCCGGGCGGGGTATCGGACACCAGATTATGGTGGAGGAGGGGTACGCTTATCCGTTTAATCTGACTGTAGCTTCAGACTCTCATTCCAACACATATGGTGGGATTGGGTGTTTGGGTACGCCAATTGTGAGAACTGATGCTGCTGCTATTTGGGCGACGGGCAAGACTTGGTGGCAGATCCCCCCTGTTGCCGAAGTGCAGCTCACGGGATCGTTACCTGCGGGAGTTACTGGTAAGGATGTGATAATTGCGCTGTGCAGTGCATTTGGCAAGGATGAAGTTTTGAATCATGCATGTGAATTCACTGGCGAAGGTGTTGCAGAACTGTCAATAGATGCTAGACTCACCATCGCGAACATGACTACTGAATGGGGAGCGTTATCGGGCTTATTTCCAGTCGATGAAAGGTTAATAGAGTGGTATAAAAGGTTACTTGAGAAAGTAGGACCCAAACATCCACGAATTACTCAAAAAGCTATCGATGGATTAGTCGAGCAAGCTGCAACAATGAAGGCAGATCCTGGAGCAAGATACGCCAAGAGACTGACACTGGACTTATCCACGCTATCTGCTCGTGTGAGTGGGCCCAATAGCGTAAAGATTAGTAACACTGTAGAGGACTTATCTAGACAGAACATTCGGATTAACAAGGCGTACCTACTTTCGTGCACAAATTCCAGACTCAGCGACCTTCAGGCGGCATCACGCGTGCTCTGTCCAACCGGTGATTTGAACAAAGTGTTAAAGGTTGCCCCTGGAGTTGAATTCTACGTTGCAGCTGCCTCATCAAAGGTTGAACAAGATGCCAAGAATGCAAAATATTGGGACATTTTAGTAAAAGCAGGCTGCAAGCCACTGCCAGCAGGCTGTGGACCCTGTATTGGGTTAGGCACCGGTCTACTGGAGCCTGGCGAGGTAGGTATTTCTGCCACAAATAGGAACTTTAAGGGAAGAATGGGATCTAAAGATGCACTCACGTATCTAGCGTCGCCGGTGGTCGTTGCCGCGTCGGCTGTTCTTGGCAAAATAGCTTCACCTTCGGAAGTCTTGGAGGTTGCCAAGACAGAGTCATCAGAAGTGAAGACTACCGTGACGGAATTACAGGCTCCCGAAGTAGAAGTACCTGAATCTGTTGAAATGCTTGAGGGCTTTCCTACTAAGGTAATGGGAGAACTTGTTTTTTGCGATGCGGATAATATAAACACCGATGGTATCTATCCTGGTAAGTACACTTACCAAGACGACGTCACAAAGGAGCAAATGGCAAAAGTGTGTATGGAAAACTATGATCCTAAATTCGGTAAAAAGGTAAATGCTGGCGACATTTTAATTTCTGGATACAATTTTGGTACCGGATCATCTCGTGAACAAGCTGCTACTGCTATACTTGCGAAGGGAATAAAAGTTGTAGTTAGTGCGTCGTTTAGCAATATCTTTTTTAGGAATTCCATCAATAACGCACTACTGACATTGGAATTGCCAGATTTGCTTCAACTACTGAGAACGAGATATAAAGATCAAGAATGTGAGTCAACTCGCAGGACCGGATGGTTTTTCAATTGGGACATTGTTCAATCTAGAATCAGTGTCAACGAGGGCTCTTTTGAAGGTAAAGAAATTTTTAATAGGACTGTTACACCCTTAAGCAGAAATCTGCAAGAAATTATTGTCGAAGGCGGCCTAGAAAATTGGGTTAAATCTCAATTGAAGTGA